Proteins from a genomic interval of Microbacterium phyllosphaerae:
- a CDS encoding AI-2E family transporter has translation MLGLFRRPEPFADAGASPRDPGLWSRGLGLAATRSLQTLAVLALVAVAVLGITQLSLVFIPVTIALILASAIHPLVSFMRRRGVPSILATWISLIGILAILGGIVWVIVLTVRSQWDDLVDSATDGITQVTAWLNTLPFDIDAIDLDDVWASAGDFLTSASFGRGALAGVSATASFFTGLALMIVVLFFFLKDGPRIWEFLLRPFTGTNYERARRIGDKTVDVFGGYIRGTSIVAAADAIGIGVGLAILQIPLALPLAVIVFLTAFIPLVGATAAGILAALVALVTHGPVAALIVVGIVVLVNQLEGNFLQPVVMARSLKLHALVILLALTTGTILGGIVGAVLSVPIAAVAWGIITVWDGPHTPARPFRKKRPEEV, from the coding sequence GTGCTGGGACTATTTCGACGACCGGAGCCCTTTGCCGACGCCGGCGCGTCACCCCGCGATCCCGGTCTCTGGTCACGGGGGCTCGGTCTCGCCGCGACCCGAAGCCTGCAGACGCTCGCGGTGCTGGCCCTCGTGGCCGTCGCCGTCCTGGGGATCACACAGCTGTCGCTGGTGTTCATCCCGGTGACGATCGCCCTGATCCTCGCGTCGGCGATCCATCCGCTCGTCTCCTTCATGCGGCGCCGGGGCGTTCCGTCGATCCTCGCGACGTGGATCTCCCTCATCGGCATCCTCGCCATCCTCGGCGGCATCGTCTGGGTGATCGTCCTCACGGTCCGTTCGCAGTGGGATGACCTCGTCGACTCCGCCACCGACGGAATCACCCAGGTCACGGCCTGGCTCAACACCCTGCCGTTCGACATCGACGCGATCGATCTCGATGACGTGTGGGCGAGTGCCGGAGACTTCCTCACCAGCGCTTCCTTCGGCCGTGGAGCTCTCGCAGGAGTCTCCGCCACCGCGAGCTTCTTCACGGGCCTCGCCCTGATGATCGTGGTGCTCTTCTTCTTCCTGAAGGACGGACCCCGCATCTGGGAGTTCCTGCTGCGCCCCTTCACCGGCACGAACTACGAGCGGGCGCGCCGCATCGGTGACAAGACGGTCGACGTGTTCGGCGGGTACATCCGCGGAACGTCCATCGTCGCCGCGGCGGACGCCATCGGCATCGGCGTCGGTCTCGCGATCCTGCAGATCCCCTTGGCCCTCCCCCTCGCCGTCATCGTCTTCCTGACGGCGTTCATCCCCCTCGTGGGGGCGACGGCTGCCGGAATCCTCGCCGCCCTCGTGGCACTGGTCACGCATGGTCCGGTCGCCGCCCTCATCGTCGTCGGAATCGTGGTGCTCGTGAACCAGCTCGAGGGCAACTTCTTGCAGCCCGTCGTGATGGCGCGGTCGCTCAAACTCCACGCCCTCGTCATCCTGCTCGCGCTGACCACGGGCACGATCCTCGGCGGCATCGTGGGGGCCGTGCTCTCGGTGCCGATCGCCGCCGTCGCCTGGGGGATCATCACGGTCTGGGACGGTCCGCACACGCCAGCCCGCCCCTTCCGCAAGAAGCGCCCCGAAGAGGTCTGA
- a CDS encoding SDR family oxidoreductase has translation MSVHLITGAGSGIGAVLARRLLDRGDQVVVLARDAGRAKEITASLPGSSAIVGDLAQPGRLSWALSKQTALPERIDSLVHAAGVVDLGSVADLPANLWERQLAVNLVGPAELTRLLLPVLRVSRGRVVFVNSGAGLHAHAGWSAYAASKHGLKALADSLRAEEAEHGVRVTSIYPGRTATPMQERVHQQEGREYDPARFISPDSVVTTILTALDLPDDAALTDLTIRPTG, from the coding sequence ATGAGTGTCCACCTGATCACCGGTGCCGGATCCGGCATCGGCGCGGTACTCGCGCGTCGCCTGCTCGACCGGGGTGATCAGGTCGTGGTCCTCGCGCGCGATGCGGGCCGGGCCAAGGAGATCACGGCCTCGCTGCCCGGTTCGTCGGCGATCGTCGGCGACCTCGCCCAGCCGGGACGTCTCTCGTGGGCGCTGTCCAAGCAGACGGCACTTCCCGAGCGCATCGATTCACTCGTGCACGCTGCGGGCGTCGTCGATCTCGGCTCGGTGGCCGACCTGCCGGCCAACCTGTGGGAACGCCAGCTCGCGGTGAACCTCGTGGGTCCTGCCGAACTCACTCGGCTGCTGCTGCCCGTGCTGCGTGTCTCGCGGGGCCGGGTGGTGTTCGTGAACTCGGGTGCCGGTCTGCACGCGCACGCGGGCTGGTCGGCCTACGCGGCATCCAAGCACGGTCTCAAGGCGCTCGCGGACTCGCTGCGCGCCGAGGAGGCCGAGCACGGCGTGCGGGTCACCTCGATCTATCCGGGGCGCACGGCGACTCCCATGCAGGAGCGCGTGCATCAGCAGGAAGGGCGGGAGTACGACCCTGCGCGCTTCATCTCGCCGGATTCGGTCGTGACCACCATCCTGACCGCGCTGGATCTGCCCGATGATGCCGCTCTCACCGACCTGACGATCCGCCCGACCGGCTGA
- the rsfS gene encoding ribosome silencing factor — protein sequence MQSPENAVEMLQLAADAAVSKGGEDLVALNVSEPLPLVDIFLLITGNSERNVAAIADEIEDKLIEAGHKRVRREGRAEARWVLLDFGDLIVHVFHQEERVYYGLERLWKDCPVVPFELADSAADRG from the coding sequence ATGCAGTCACCTGAAAACGCCGTAGAGATGCTGCAGCTCGCAGCAGACGCAGCCGTCTCGAAGGGCGGTGAGGATCTCGTCGCGCTGAACGTGTCGGAGCCCCTGCCGCTCGTCGACATCTTCCTCCTCATCACCGGAAACAGCGAGCGCAACGTCGCCGCCATCGCCGATGAGATCGAAGACAAGCTGATCGAAGCCGGGCACAAGCGTGTGCGCCGCGAGGGACGCGCGGAGGCCCGCTGGGTGCTCCTCGACTTCGGCGACCTGATCGTGCACGTCTTCCACCAGGAGGAGCGGGTCTACTACGGACTCGAGCGCCTGTGGAAGGACTGCCCCGTGGTCCCGTTCGAGCTCGCCGACTCCGCCGCAGACCGCGGCTGA
- the nadD gene encoding nicotinate-nucleotide adenylyltransferase, whose amino-acid sequence MDDTTSRPPRIGVMGGTFDPIHHGHLVAASEVAHSFDLDEVVFVPTGRPWQKPEVTPSEHRYLMTVIATASNPQFTVSRVDIDREGPTYTIDTLRDLKEKRPDAELFFITGADAVAQILSWRDHDELWELAHFVAVSRPGHVLSTDGLPSDNVSQLEVPALSISSTACRVRVRDDEPVWYLVPDGVVQYIAKHHLYRSKA is encoded by the coding sequence ATGGACGACACGACCTCGCGTCCCCCGCGCATCGGTGTGATGGGCGGCACCTTCGACCCCATCCACCATGGGCACCTGGTCGCCGCCAGCGAGGTCGCTCACTCCTTCGACCTCGACGAGGTCGTCTTCGTCCCCACCGGACGTCCGTGGCAGAAGCCCGAGGTCACGCCCAGCGAACACCGGTATCTCATGACCGTGATCGCGACCGCGTCCAACCCCCAGTTCACCGTCAGCAGGGTCGACATCGACCGCGAAGGCCCGACGTACACGATCGACACGCTTCGTGATCTGAAGGAGAAGCGTCCGGATGCCGAGCTCTTCTTCATCACCGGAGCCGACGCCGTAGCGCAAATTCTCAGTTGGAGGGACCATGATGAACTGTGGGAGTTGGCCCACTTCGTCGCGGTCTCGCGCCCAGGACACGTTCTGAGCACCGACGGCCTCCCGAGCGACAACGTCAGCCAGCTGGAGGTGCCGGCGCTGTCCATCTCGTCGACGGCCTGCCGTGTGCGTGTCCGTGACGATGAGCCGGTCTGGTACCTCGTCCCCGACGGAGTCGTTCAATACATCGCGAAGCATCATCTGTATCGGAGCAAGGCATGA
- a CDS encoding glutamate-5-semialdehyde dehydrogenase — MTDQTPQVRLERAKEASRATAALTSDDKARVLEAIASALEQNAGRIIEANGLDIARGQADGIGESLIDRLRLDEKRVSALASAVRDVAGLPDPVGRVVGGHRMPNGVSLEQVRVPFGVVGAIYEARPNVTVDIAALALRSGNAVVLRGGSAARDSNTVLVQVMRDALESAGVTPEAVQTVDDFGRDGAKALMQGRGFIDVLVPRGSAGLIETVVTESTVPVIETGAGNVHIVLDESAPEDWARDIVVNAKVQRPSVCNAVETVLVLRQAAPRLVPLVASALQSEGVAIHGDDMVAGLVSNVIPATEEDWATEYLSLDIAMKVVDTLDDAIGHIRRYSTGHTESIVTTDTRNAERFLAEVDSAVVMVNTSTRFTDGGEFGFGAEVGISTQKLHARGPMGLSELTSTKWLARGSGQTRG, encoded by the coding sequence ATGACCGACCAGACCCCGCAGGTGCGCCTGGAGCGCGCTAAAGAGGCGTCCCGCGCCACCGCCGCCCTGACCAGCGACGACAAGGCCCGCGTCCTCGAGGCGATCGCCTCCGCCCTGGAGCAGAACGCGGGCAGGATCATCGAGGCCAACGGTCTCGACATCGCCCGCGGGCAGGCCGACGGCATCGGTGAGTCGCTGATCGATCGGCTTCGTCTCGACGAGAAGCGCGTCTCGGCACTCGCCTCGGCGGTCCGTGACGTCGCTGGGTTGCCGGACCCGGTCGGACGCGTCGTCGGCGGACACCGGATGCCGAACGGCGTCTCCCTCGAGCAGGTCAGGGTGCCGTTCGGAGTGGTCGGGGCGATCTACGAGGCGCGTCCGAATGTCACCGTCGACATCGCCGCGCTCGCGCTGCGTTCGGGCAACGCGGTCGTTCTTCGCGGCGGCAGCGCGGCACGCGACTCCAACACGGTGCTCGTGCAGGTCATGCGCGACGCCCTCGAGAGCGCAGGGGTCACACCCGAGGCCGTGCAGACCGTGGACGACTTCGGGCGAGACGGCGCCAAGGCGCTCATGCAGGGCCGTGGCTTCATCGACGTCCTCGTCCCTCGGGGCAGCGCAGGGCTCATCGAGACCGTGGTCACGGAATCGACGGTCCCCGTGATCGAGACCGGCGCGGGCAACGTGCACATCGTGCTCGATGAGAGCGCACCCGAGGACTGGGCGCGCGACATCGTCGTGAACGCGAAGGTGCAGCGACCCAGCGTCTGCAATGCGGTCGAGACGGTCCTGGTGCTGCGCCAGGCCGCTCCGAGGCTCGTGCCGCTGGTCGCGAGCGCGCTGCAGAGCGAGGGTGTGGCGATCCACGGCGACGACATGGTCGCCGGTCTCGTCTCGAACGTGATCCCCGCGACCGAGGAGGACTGGGCGACGGAGTACCTGAGCCTCGACATCGCGATGAAGGTCGTCGACACGCTCGACGACGCGATCGGTCACATTCGTCGCTACAGCACGGGGCACACCGAGTCGATCGTGACCACGGATACTCGCAATGCGGAGCGATTCCTCGCCGAGGTCGACTCGGCGGTGGTGATGGTGAACACCTCGACACGCTTCACCGACGGCGGTGAGTTCGGCTTCGGTGCCGAGGTCGGCATCTCGACCCAGAAGCTGCATGCGCGAGGGCCCATGGGGCTTTCCGAGCTGACCAGCACGAAATGGCTGGCGCGTGGGTCGGGGCAGACCCGCGGCTGA
- the proB gene encoding glutamate 5-kinase has translation MTARTRADLATASRIVVKVGSSSISGDSSWRIPVLVEALAAAHARGAEVILVSSGAIATGIPFLRLDARPTDLATQQAAAAVGQNILVYRYQESLRPFDIVAGQVLLTTGDLENPTSRSNARRAMERLLGLRILPIVNENDTVATQEIRFGDNDRLGALVAQLIEADALVLLSDIESLYTKPPSDPTAEPIDVVAPDADLSGLEFGSTVVNSVGTGGAATKVSAARLAAASGIGVLVTSADLVDQALSGAEIGTWFEPALS, from the coding sequence GTGACCGCTCGCACCAGGGCGGACCTCGCCACCGCCTCGCGCATCGTCGTGAAGGTGGGATCGTCCTCGATCAGCGGAGATTCGTCCTGGCGCATCCCCGTGCTGGTGGAGGCGCTGGCCGCCGCACATGCGCGCGGAGCCGAGGTCATCCTGGTGTCATCCGGTGCGATCGCCACCGGAATCCCCTTCCTGCGCCTGGACGCGCGGCCCACCGACCTCGCCACGCAGCAGGCCGCGGCAGCCGTCGGGCAGAACATCCTGGTCTACCGCTACCAGGAGTCTCTTCGTCCCTTCGACATCGTCGCCGGCCAGGTGCTGCTCACGACAGGCGATCTCGAGAACCCGACCTCGCGTTCCAATGCGCGCCGGGCGATGGAGCGCCTGCTCGGTCTGCGCATCCTTCCCATCGTGAACGAGAACGACACCGTCGCCACTCAGGAGATCCGCTTCGGCGACAACGACCGCCTCGGGGCGCTCGTCGCACAGCTCATCGAGGCCGACGCGCTGGTGCTGCTCAGCGACATCGAGTCGCTCTACACGAAGCCGCCGTCCGATCCGACGGCTGAGCCGATCGACGTGGTCGCGCCGGATGCCGATCTGTCCGGCCTCGAGTTCGGATCCACCGTCGTCAACAGTGTCGGCACCGGGGGAGCGGCGACGAAGGTCTCCGCCGCGCGCCTCGCCGCGGCATCCGGAATCGGAGTTCTCGTGACGAGTGCAGACCTGGTCGACCAGGCGCTCTCGGGTGCCGAAATAGGGACCTGGTTCGAGCCCGCGCTCTCCTAG
- the obgE gene encoding GTPase ObgE produces MVSFVDTVTLHLRAGKGGNGCVSVHREKFKPLGGPDGGNGGDGGDVVLVADTQTGTLLSYHHSPHRSSGNGGPGMGDHRAGFMGEDLELPVPVGTVVKNPAGEVLIDMIEPGERFVVAKGGYGGLGNAALATPKRKAPGFALLGTPGTEGDVILELKTVADVALVGYPSAGKSSLIGAISAARPKIADYPFTTLHPNLGVVQAGESRYTVADVPGLIEGASEGRGLGLEFLRHVERCTALLHVLDCATLEPGRDPISDLDVILAELAAYEVPEGQTPLLERPQLIALNKIDVPEARDLADLVRPDLEARGFRVFDISTVSHEGLRPLTFALGEIVDAHRAELAANETPRERVVLRPRGPKKGFEIRVEGGTYGNLYRILGEKPVRWVQQTDFQNEEAVGFLADRLEKLGVEDELFRLGAVQGSTVVIGEGDSIVFDWEPTMTSAAELMTAPRGTDPRLAPNSRRTTSERRETYYERMDAKAEARAEVEAQRLAAYREDGE; encoded by the coding sequence ATGGTCAGTTTCGTCGACACCGTGACGTTGCATCTGCGCGCGGGTAAGGGCGGCAACGGCTGTGTCTCGGTGCACCGCGAGAAGTTCAAGCCGCTCGGCGGCCCGGACGGCGGCAACGGCGGTGACGGCGGCGACGTCGTCCTCGTCGCCGACACGCAGACGGGAACGCTCCTGTCGTACCACCACTCGCCGCACCGCAGCTCAGGCAACGGCGGCCCCGGCATGGGCGACCACCGCGCCGGATTCATGGGGGAGGACCTCGAGCTTCCCGTGCCCGTCGGCACGGTGGTGAAGAACCCGGCAGGCGAAGTCCTGATCGACATGATCGAGCCCGGCGAGCGTTTCGTCGTCGCAAAGGGGGGCTACGGCGGCCTCGGCAACGCGGCTCTCGCCACCCCGAAGCGCAAGGCGCCCGGTTTCGCGCTGCTCGGCACCCCCGGTACCGAGGGTGACGTCATCCTCGAGCTCAAGACCGTCGCCGACGTGGCCCTGGTCGGCTACCCGTCGGCAGGAAAGTCGAGCCTGATCGGTGCGATCTCGGCAGCGCGTCCGAAGATCGCCGACTACCCGTTCACCACGCTCCACCCGAACCTCGGAGTCGTGCAGGCGGGCGAGTCCCGGTACACGGTCGCAGACGTCCCCGGTCTGATCGAGGGAGCCAGCGAGGGCCGTGGGCTCGGTCTGGAATTCCTCCGTCACGTCGAGCGCTGCACGGCACTGCTGCACGTGCTCGACTGCGCGACCCTCGAACCCGGGCGCGACCCGATCTCCGATCTCGACGTGATCCTCGCCGAGCTCGCCGCATACGAGGTGCCCGAGGGCCAGACTCCGCTGCTCGAGCGCCCTCAGCTCATCGCACTGAACAAGATCGACGTGCCTGAGGCCCGCGACCTCGCCGACCTCGTGCGCCCCGACCTCGAGGCGCGCGGCTTCCGCGTGTTCGACATCTCCACCGTCTCGCACGAGGGACTGCGTCCTCTGACCTTCGCGCTCGGCGAGATCGTCGACGCGCACCGCGCTGAGCTCGCGGCCAACGAGACGCCGCGCGAGCGTGTCGTCCTCCGCCCGAGGGGTCCCAAGAAGGGCTTCGAGATCCGTGTCGAGGGCGGCACCTACGGCAACCTCTACCGCATCCTCGGCGAGAAGCCGGTGCGCTGGGTCCAGCAGACGGACTTCCAGAACGAGGAGGCCGTCGGATTCCTCGCCGACCGTCTCGAGAAGCTCGGTGTCGAGGACGAGCTGTTCCGCCTCGGTGCGGTGCAGGGATCGACCGTGGTGATCGGCGAGGGCGACAGCATCGTCTTCGACTGGGAGCCGACCATGACCTCGGCTGCCGAGCTCATGACCGCTCCTCGAGGCACCGACCCCCGTCTGGCGCCGAACAGCCGTCGCACCACCTCCGAGCGTCGCGAGACCTACTACGAGCGTATGGATGCCAAGGCCGAGGCGCGTGCCGAGGTCGAGGCGCAGAGACTCGCGGCGTATCGCGAGGACGGCGAGTGA
- the rpmA gene encoding 50S ribosomal protein L27 gives MAHKKGASSTRNGRDSNAQRLGVKRFGGQQVLAGEIIVRQRGTHFHPGVNVGRGGDDTLFALAAGAVQFGAKGGRKVVNIVAAAE, from the coding sequence ATGGCACATAAAAAGGGCGCAAGCTCCACCCGTAACGGTCGTGACTCCAACGCTCAGCGACTTGGCGTCAAGCGCTTCGGTGGACAGCAGGTTCTCGCCGGCGAGATCATCGTCCGCCAGCGTGGCACGCACTTCCACCCCGGTGTGAACGTCGGCCGTGGCGGAGACGACACGCTGTTCGCTCTGGCCGCAGGCGCGGTCCAGTTCGGCGCGAAGGGCGGCCGCAAGGTCGTCAACATCGTCGCCGCTGCTGAGTGA
- the rplU gene encoding 50S ribosomal protein L21 — translation MVYAVVRAGGRQEKVEVGTIVQLDRVKAAQGEKIELAAVLLVDGATVTTDADSLAKVKVTAEVIGNLRGPKIIIQKYKNKTGYKKRQGHRQELTRVKITGIK, via the coding sequence GTGGTTTACGCAGTAGTGCGCGCCGGTGGGCGGCAGGAGAAGGTCGAGGTCGGCACGATCGTTCAGCTCGACCGTGTCAAGGCTGCCCAGGGCGAGAAGATCGAGCTGGCCGCAGTGCTGCTCGTCGACGGCGCCACGGTGACCACCGACGCTGATTCGCTGGCGAAGGTCAAGGTCACGGCAGAGGTCATCGGCAACCTCCGCGGCCCGAAGATCATCATCCAGAAGTACAAGAACAAGACCGGCTACAAGAAGCGCCAGGGCCACCGTCAGGAGCTCACGCGCGTCAAGATCACCGGCATCAAGTAA
- a CDS encoding DUF4031 domain-containing protein produces MTVLVDDPRWPAHGRLWAHLVSDDNLDELHAFARSHDVPARAFDLDHYDVPEELVPRLIAAGARHVDGKELVRRLIASGLRIPARDRR; encoded by the coding sequence ATGACCGTTCTCGTCGATGACCCCCGTTGGCCCGCGCACGGGCGCCTGTGGGCTCACCTCGTCAGCGACGACAACCTGGACGAACTCCACGCCTTCGCGAGGTCTCACGACGTGCCTGCGCGCGCCTTCGACCTCGACCACTACGACGTGCCGGAAGAGCTCGTCCCCCGGCTCATCGCCGCCGGCGCACGACACGTCGACGGCAAAGAGCTGGTCCGGAGGCTGATCGCGTCAGGACTGCGCATCCCCGCCCGCGACAGGCGCTGA
- a CDS encoding Rne/Rng family ribonuclease, whose amino-acid sequence MAEDNNDYDAPTLDFSTDADASAEVVADAPEADGTPDAPESGEVEASTEDAPVEAAPAEEAAPAEEAAPAEEAAPADAPVEAEAATAESDDEKPADEKPADEKPADEKPADEKPADEKPADEAPADEKPAAAPAPEAPQPITAVSLGLLPEVFVSQVSTQLHFYAPEVVPLPARPGRERVFDRIAEREPDDSASGRRGRRRRGGSDDLDQRDQREPRDQRDEPRQPRQRVVEYITEPKAIKGSTRLEAKKQRRRDGRDAGRRRPVVTEAEFLARRESVDRKMVVRSKNGRTQIGVLEDGVLVEHYVARNQDASLIGNVYLGRVQNVLPSMEAAFVDIGRGRNAVLYSGEVDWDGVETGNQPRRIELALKAGDRVLVQVTKDPVGHKGARLTSQISLPGRYLVYVPGGSMNGISRKLPDNERTRLKRILKEVLPESSGVIVRTAAEGATEDQLTRDVQRLTSQWEHIRKQVENQQAPALLHAEPDLLVKIVRDVFNEDFTKMLIQGEESQRTIRAYLESVAPDLLERVESYEDEADPFDAFRITEQIEKALDRKVWLPSGGSLVIDRTEAMTVVDVNTGKFVGSGGNLEETVTKNNLEAAEEIVRQLRLRDIGGIIVVDFIDMVLESNRDLVLRRLIECLSRDRTKHQVAEVTSLGLVQMTRKKLGLGLLETFSEACDVCAGRGVIVHHDPVVKHRASSNGNGNSNGGSSSNRRQRGGNGQNQNQSQNQAAASVTTHSIPEGAKSALAQIAASTRTPNAEDPAADAAAPATEQAETPVVQERAKKPRKKRGADRKSPKSPAEALLDSVLDALPEPKAPGQGRGRRRVSTAALTGTPVSVNSEPSAPVAGGDAQS is encoded by the coding sequence ATGGCCGAAGACAACAATGACTACGACGCACCTACCCTCGATTTCTCTACGGATGCCGACGCATCCGCAGAGGTAGTCGCCGACGCTCCGGAGGCTGACGGCACGCCCGACGCTCCGGAGAGCGGTGAGGTCGAGGCATCCACGGAGGACGCACCCGTCGAGGCTGCCCCTGCGGAGGAGGCTGCTCCTGCTGAGGAGGCTGCTCCTGCTGAGGAGGCTGCTCCCGCGGACGCACCGGTCGAGGCGGAGGCCGCCACGGCCGAGTCCGACGACGAGAAGCCTGCTGACGAGAAGCCTGCCGACGAGAAGCCTGCCGACGAGAAGCCTGCCGACGAGAAGCCTGCTGACGAGAAGCCTGCCGACGAGGCGCCTGCCGACGAGAAGCCCGCCGCGGCACCCGCGCCTGAGGCGCCTCAGCCGATCACGGCCGTGTCTCTGGGACTGCTCCCCGAGGTCTTCGTCTCGCAGGTCTCCACCCAGCTCCACTTCTACGCACCCGAGGTCGTGCCGCTCCCGGCCCGTCCGGGTCGCGAGCGCGTGTTCGACCGCATCGCCGAGCGCGAACCTGACGACTCTGCATCCGGTCGTCGTGGCCGTCGCCGTCGTGGCGGCTCCGATGATCTGGACCAGCGCGACCAGCGCGAGCCGCGCGACCAGCGTGACGAGCCGCGCCAGCCGCGCCAGCGCGTCGTCGAGTACATCACCGAGCCGAAGGCGATCAAGGGCTCCACCCGCCTCGAGGCCAAGAAGCAGCGCCGTCGTGACGGTCGCGACGCCGGTCGTCGTCGTCCGGTCGTGACCGAGGCCGAATTCCTGGCTCGTCGTGAGTCGGTCGACCGCAAGATGGTCGTCCGGTCGAAGAACGGTCGCACGCAGATCGGCGTCCTCGAAGACGGCGTGCTCGTCGAGCACTACGTCGCCCGCAATCAGGACGCGTCGCTGATCGGCAACGTCTACCTCGGCCGTGTGCAGAACGTCCTCCCGAGCATGGAGGCCGCGTTCGTCGACATCGGTCGCGGTCGCAACGCCGTGCTGTACTCGGGCGAGGTCGACTGGGACGGTGTCGAGACCGGCAACCAGCCCCGTCGTATCGAGCTCGCGCTCAAGGCCGGAGATCGCGTCCTCGTGCAGGTCACGAAGGACCCGGTGGGCCACAAGGGTGCTCGTCTGACCAGCCAGATCTCGCTCCCGGGCCGCTACCTCGTGTACGTGCCCGGTGGTTCCATGAACGGCATCAGCCGCAAGCTCCCCGACAACGAGCGCACGCGCCTGAAGCGCATCCTCAAGGAGGTCCTGCCCGAGTCCTCGGGCGTGATCGTCCGCACGGCGGCCGAGGGCGCCACCGAAGACCAGCTGACGCGCGACGTGCAGCGACTGACGTCGCAGTGGGAGCACATCCGCAAGCAGGTCGAGAACCAGCAGGCGCCTGCGCTGCTGCACGCCGAGCCCGACCTGCTGGTCAAGATCGTCCGTGACGTCTTCAACGAGGACTTCACGAAGATGCTCATCCAGGGCGAAGAGTCGCAGCGCACGATCCGCGCCTACCTCGAGAGCGTCGCGCCCGACCTGCTCGAGCGCGTGGAGTCGTATGAAGACGAGGCCGATCCGTTCGATGCGTTCCGCATCACGGAGCAGATCGAGAAGGCGCTCGACCGCAAGGTCTGGTTGCCCTCGGGTGGGTCCCTGGTCATCGACCGCACCGAGGCCATGACGGTCGTCGACGTCAACACCGGAAAGTTCGTCGGCTCGGGGGGAAACCTCGAAGAGACCGTCACCAAGAACAACCTCGAAGCGGCGGAGGAGATCGTCCGCCAGCTGCGACTGCGCGACATCGGTGGCATCATCGTCGTCGACTTCATCGACATGGTGCTCGAGTCCAACCGCGATCTCGTACTCCGTCGCCTGATCGAGTGCCTGAGCCGCGACCGGACGAAGCACCAGGTCGCCGAGGTCACCTCGCTCGGCCTCGTGCAGATGACCCGCAAGAAGCTCGGACTCGGCCTGCTCGAGACGTTCAGCGAGGCCTGCGACGTCTGCGCCGGTCGCGGCGTCATCGTGCATCACGACCCCGTCGTGAAGCACCGTGCCAGCAGCAACGGCAACGGCAACAGCAACGGCGGCTCCTCGTCGAACCGTCGTCAGCGCGGGGGCAACGGGCAGAACCAGAACCAGAGCCAGAACCAGGCGGCGGCGTCGGTGACGACCCACAGCATCCCCGAGGGGGCGAAGTCCGCACTCGCCCAGATCGCGGCGTCCACACGCACGCCGAACGCCGAGGATCCTGCTGCGGATGCCGCGGCACCCGCCACGGAGCAGGCGGAGACTCCTGTCGTTCAGGAGCGTGCCAAGAAGCCCCGCAAGAAGCGCGGAGCCGACCGCAAGTCTCCGAAGTCGCCGGCCGAAGCGCTGCTCGACTCGGTCCTCGACGCTCTTCCCGAGCCGAAGGCTCCCGGTCAGGGGCGAGGTCGTCGCCGTGTCTCGACGGCGGCTCTCACGGGCACTCCGGTGTCCGTGAACTCCGAGCCGTCAGCGCCTGTCGCGGGCGGGGATGCGCAGTCCTGA
- a CDS encoding vitamin K epoxide reductase family protein: MSEQRTRPVVYAVWLIIASVVGWFAAFQLTVEKFVLLENPTDALACDVSPFIQCSKNLGSWQGEVFGFPNPLMGLSGWIAPLVVGVAILAGARFPRWFWAAFGAGITFAFGLVCWLIDQSLYAQNLGVLCPWCMVTWAVTIPTFFATMLHLTRNGTFTKSEKAQERADKLMVWVPLATILAYAVIIMMAQLQGLDFLGEMARIIF, encoded by the coding sequence ATGAGCGAGCAGCGCACCCGCCCCGTCGTCTATGCCGTCTGGCTGATCATCGCGAGCGTCGTCGGCTGGTTCGCCGCCTTCCAGCTCACGGTCGAGAAGTTCGTGCTTCTCGAGAATCCGACCGATGCACTCGCCTGTGACGTCAGTCCGTTCATCCAGTGCAGCAAGAACCTCGGCTCCTGGCAGGGCGAGGTGTTCGGATTCCCGAACCCGCTGATGGGGCTCTCCGGATGGATCGCGCCCCTCGTGGTCGGTGTGGCCATCCTCGCCGGTGCCCGCTTCCCCCGCTGGTTCTGGGCTGCCTTCGGCGCCGGCATCACGTTCGCGTTCGGACTGGTCTGCTGGCTGATCGACCAGAGCCTCTACGCCCAGAACCTCGGTGTGCTGTGCCCCTGGTGCATGGTCACCTGGGCGGTCACGATCCCGACGTTCTTCGCGACCATGCTGCATCTGACCCGCAACGGCACCTTCACGAAGAGCGAGAAGGCTCAGGAGCGCGCGGACAAGCTCATGGTCTGGGTTCCGCTCGCCACGATCCTCGCGTACGCCGTCATCATCATGATGGCTCAACTGCAGGGCCTCGACTTCCTCGGCGAGATGGCGCGCATCATCTTCTGA